The genomic DNA AATCTAAACCCCATAGAATTATATTTTGAATTGAATCACCATGATGATGAACGAGTTCAATTGTCACTTTCACAAATGCTCAAAAGCTACAATTTGGAGGCGAAGCTAGATGATTAAGGTTCATGGACTTCAACATTTTGCAGATTATTTTAAAGACGTTGAAGATGATTATGTGATTATAGGTGGAGTTGCCGTCGATATCGCTCTTCAAGAAAATGATATCAGCTTCAGAGTAACAAAAGATGTAGACATCGTAATACTAACAAACTCTTCTGACAAACTAAACGATCGCATTCTGGAATACATCAAGAAGGGACAATATCAGTCTAAAGAAACTATTCATGGCAAACAGTATTTCCGCTTTTCAAAACCGATTGACAATAAGTTTCCAAAGATAATTGAACTCTTTGCTCACAATGAACAACAACTTAACCTCGATGATGGACAATATATCATTCCTATCGTTGAAAATAGTGAGGCCGATAAATTGTCGGCAATTCTTCTTGACGATGAGTATTTTGGCTTAATAAAAAATAACTGCATTAAAAGCCATCTCGGTTACTCAATCATAAGTCCACTTGCAACAATCTGCCTGAAAGCCAGAGCCTTTAGAGAGCTCTCCGAGAGAAAGGAAAGGGGTGACAAAAGTGTAGACTCCACCAGTATAAAAAAACACAAGAATGATATCCTAAGATTGACGCAAATTCTCAAAGAGAGTGACAAGTTGTCTCTGGGCTCCCAGTCTTCTCAGGATTTAAAAATGGTTCTCCAGGAAATTGAAGCTTCAACAGATGATCTCTCAATCAAACAGGTTCTCTCCATCCCAGGCATTACAAAACGAGATATCGTTGAAACACTCAAAGCGGCATTTTTTAGTCCAAATTGAATGCCCATCAACAACCAAGGTTAAAGTAGATAACTGCACACATTGTTATTTATCTACATTCAATCTAAAATTTCTATGGGCTTACCACCAGATAAGGCCTGTTTAAAAAAATCGGTGGAGTGGGGTCGGACTTCAAACTGTCCTTTTAGTGGCAATTCACCCTGCTCTTGCAATGTCCATTCAACCCACCCGCTCATGCCTTGGCCAATTGACATTTGAGCTATGGGCCTTTGGCCTCTATCAAAATCTTCTTCTAGTCGGTTTTCAGAATCAATAAAAATAACTAAGTGGCAAGGTCTATCACATGTCCTTTTAGGTGCTACAAAAATTACACCACCTTTTTTATGTAAAAATACAGTTTTCCTCTTCGGATAAGGGTAAGTGCCAATAGAAACGGTTGCATTAGGCTCAACAGCTCTAACCTTTGCTTTTGAATTCTGCGAAGTATCACTCACCTTCTTATTTAAAGATGGGGGTTTGTTCTTTTCACGATTTTTGTCCCACTTGACAGTTAAACCTCCCGAAAAAAGTCCCTTACCCTCAAGTTGAATTTTCTCCCCCTCTTTAAGAATATGAGTTTTTCCTTCAATTTTGACCTTTACACTCCCCTTTATAGCTCTAACCCCAGGGTAGCTATTGGCCCCTTCAGACCAGACCTCCACTGTAGAGTTGTCGCCCTCTAATATCATTTCCTTATCTCGAAACTCCAACACAACTGGCTGACTGGATTTCAATTGCCCCTGAAACTTTCCATGGTCTAAATGAATTCTTGGCTCTCCCATTTTTCCGGTAATAATAATAAGTGACTTTTCCTGAAGGCTTAGAGTAAAACTATCAAATAGTTCAATAACAGTTTTGGAGTTCTCTCCCGTAAAAACTCGATCACTCTGATAAACATTCATATTAGGTGAAATATCCACATAGTGAGACTTTTCGGGATCTCTAAGGCGCACATCGCCTAAAACACTGTCAACATGACCTGCTAAAGGATACAATCCAGACCTATTCATTGATTCCTGGCTAACACCAAAAATGCCATAAGCAGAAATAAATAATAATATGGCTCCGACAATAATAACCACTCGATCTGAGGCCTCCAATTTCAAGAAAACCTCCTAATCAGTCGAAAAATCCCTTAGTATTTTTATCACAATCCGACGATTCTGAGCTTGATGGTGGGGTAAGGCTTTCCCTTCCTTAGACTCGTTCGGCAATATAGGTTGAGTATCCCCCCAGCCTAAAGCCTTTAGACGATTTTTGCTAAAGCCCTTTTCCTCAAAAAGTCTCACAACAGTACAAGCTCTTACGCTCGATAATTCCCAATTGCTGGCAAACATTTTACTTTGAATAGGTACATTGTCTGTGTGCCCTTCAACAAGAACACCAAAGCCTTTAGCTTCAGTCTGAATGACTGGTAAAAGTTCTAGTAAAACACTTTTTGCCTTTGGTAAAAGTTCTGCCGAACCAGAAGCAAAAAAAAGAGAGCCTTTAAATGTGACGTCAATGCCCCTATCCGTTTCTGTTAAAACAACCTGATCCGTTAAGTTAGACTTAGCAATAACATCTTTCAATTTCTCGGATAACTTTTCAAAAGGTATCTGATATTCACCACCAAATATTTTTGTGGTCTCCTTTTTTATTTTTTCAAAGGCTACGGAATCTATTTTTGAAAAAGCTAATAACATGGCAAAGAAACCCACAAGTAAAGTCATCATATCCGCATAGCTTACAAGCCAATTGCTCTCTGACTCTTCGATCTCTACGTGTTTTTTAGCCAACCGAGTATAAGCTAAGTTTTCGTCGGCAAAATATTCAGAGGGCGATTCAAAGTCATCTTCTTGCGAAATATCATAAGCTTCTTCAGACATACTTTAAGCCACCTTATGATTTTTATCAAAACGATCTCGTTCTTTGGGTAATAAATAACTCTTGAGATGCTCCTCTACCACTACAGGGTGCTCTTTTAACCTTAACTGGCGAACACCATCCATAACAATCTGCCTCAACACTTCATCTTCACGATTAAGCTGGCTCAAATGCTCTCCCAATGGAACAAATATAAGGTTTGCCAAAGCAATTCCATAAAATGTTGCTACAAGTGCCACGGCCATAGAAGGGCCTAGTTTTTTAAAGGCATCAGCATTTCCTATACTTTGCAATAAACCAATCATTCCCAGGGTTGTACCCATCAAACCAAAAGCAGGAGGAAACTTCCCAACAACTTTAAACACCCCGGCTTCTTCTTCATAACGTTTAGAGTGAGTCAATGATCTTTTATATAAAATTTCATCAATGACCTTTGGTTTAATTCCTCCCTTGACCATTAGGTCAATAGCATCACGAAGAAAGTGAGTTTTAATCTGATCAAGATTATTTTTTAAATAAAACTCGTCCTCGCGATACCCTCGCGCCAAATCTACAATTTCTTTAATTACAGTTTCATGGGCTTGGGAGTAACGTCCCAGTACCTTTTGAAAAAATACTTTTACCAGATTAAACAGCATAGAGACGGGAAAACATAGTATGGTTGCCGCAAGAGTTCCACCGATTACGATAACAATGGCATGTGTATTTAAAAAGATTTCTTTAGAGTGAGAAGAGTCAAAAATAGCCAGTAAAAACACTGTGAGTACCGACAATACTCCTAATATTCCAGAAAACTTCATAAACTCACTCTCCTCTGACTATAAATAAGCATAAATGCCCCAAAGCCAGTTCAACATTTGAACCTGTCCGGTCCCGACAACACTCGTTCCATAGCTCAATTCGGATCTCAAACCCCACTTTCCCCAAAGGGGATACTCTACCCCAAAGCTAGCCTTTATATATAATCCTGCCGAGGCCGCAGCAGTTTCCTCATCGGTGCGAGGCAACACACTACTTTGGGAAAAACCAATACCAGTGCCCACATAAGGCGACCAACTTTTTTGAATAACATTTACAGTAGAACGAAGCCCCAATTGTGGCTTTAAATTCTGAGGGTGTGGAGTATAAAAATAATACTTGCCATGAAGCCCCGTCATTGAAATTCCGGTAGAAACTGGAGACAAATCCAAACTGCGCACATGTTCCGCCGCCAGAGTCAATCTAGAATCAAATGAATACTCTAAAAAAAAGGAATAACTTATTGGACCTTCTGTCCTGACTAAATTTTCATCAGTATTCACTACAGAGTCTCCCACTCCTGCCATACCACCAGTTCTCAAAGATGAAGCTCTAGCTCCACTTTGAATAGATAAGATAAAAATGAAAAGTATAAGTAAATAACTAGGCCGCATCTGACTGCCCTTCATCAAATGAAAATACTTCAACCCACTGAATCTGCCCATTAGAAATAAGTCGCTTTAATTTACCTTCTAAAGAGTTTAAAAAAGCTTGCTTTTCTAAGTTTGAGGTTGTGTCTTTTCTTTTAATATCATCTTCCACAATTTCCGCCAACCTCGGAGCACATACCTTTATTACTTGGTTTTTAACTTCTGGAACCAATCTCAACAAGGTTATAATTTCAGAAGAGTCTGCAATTGAAATCAAACTTTTTAAAACTGTCTCTGGCCACTCATCAACAAATGCCAACGTCGGGAACTCAGACTTTAAAAATTGGTTTTCTAAAAGCGGACCCACTTCACGAAGTAACACAATTCGCTCATTTATAGGCAATGTTTCTAACAAGGAGATTTGTAAGGGACGTAACGAAACCTCTTGTGAGTCCTCTTTTTTCTCCGAAACTGCTGGCTTAACTTCTCTCTCTAAGTTTTTAACATCCTCTAGCGAGATTTTCTGTAAATTCAAACTATCTAATAAAAGTCTCTTTTTTTCTTCCATATCTTTTGTGCCTAAAAATTGAGAACGAATACGATCTGGTAAATGTAAAGCAAGAAGTGCCTCGCTTTTCGATCCCTTATCTGAGACCAAAGTGGCAAGACGTCCGGGAGGAAGTTGACCCAAAAAGCCAAATGGTGAAGATAATGATCCCACTCCTAGTGTTTTTAAAGATACCAGATCCCAATACACTGATTCTAAAATCACCTTTTTTTCAGCAACAGAAAGAGCCTGCATTTTATTAAAAACTTCTTTCATTCTTTTTTGTTCTTTCACTGGGATATCAACAAAGGGGATAGGAGTGATCTCAGAAGACTGTTGACTGACCCAGCTCATCATAGCATCCATTAAACTTGCCACTTTTTCGTGGCCAGTGGGATCATTTTCAAGCCAAGTAGACACCAATTCCAGTATTCGCTCTTTTAACTCAAAAGTAAGTAGGCCCACCTTTGCAATTAGATCTCTATAAGTTCTCAACTCTGCCATTAAGTTGACATTTATATTTCCCTCAAGCTCTTTAGAGTTTTGTCCAGGACTTTCAGCTAAAGCCTGTTGACTTTTTTGCGATTGGTTTAGCTCCAAAGCCAATTTTCTTTGTGCATTTGCATCTCTTGAAGGAAGTAACTTCAAAAGGAAAATCCCTACCATAAGAGATAATGCTACAAGTAAAAACCCCAATAGATATTGGTAGTCTTTAACATAGTCTTCCCATGTTTTAGGCTTCTCTGGGGGTATCTCAACTTTCTCCTTTGGCAAACTACCAATTCTGGTTACTTTTGCTACAGCACGGCGCCCGAAATCTCTCCTCACTCTTTTCTTTATCCAGCTTTCCATTTTATCAACATACTGTTTGTCTAGTTTCTCACTGAGTCCCAAAGAGACTTCGATTCTTAAAATTTCAAAATTTTCCAACGGAGA from Pseudobdellovibrionaceae bacterium includes the following:
- a CDS encoding OmpA family protein: MSEEAYDISQEDDFESPSEYFADENLAYTRLAKKHVEIEESESNWLVSYADMMTLLVGFFAMLLAFSKIDSVAFEKIKKETTKIFGGEYQIPFEKLSEKLKDVIAKSNLTDQVVLTETDRGIDVTFKGSLFFASGSAELLPKAKSVLLELLPVIQTEAKGFGVLVEGHTDNVPIQSKMFASNWELSSVRACTVVRLFEEKGFSKNRLKALGWGDTQPILPNESKEGKALPHHQAQNRRIVIKILRDFSTD
- a CDS encoding MotA/TolQ/ExbB proton channel family protein, coding for MKFSGILGVLSVLTVFLLAIFDSSHSKEIFLNTHAIVIVIGGTLAATILCFPVSMLFNLVKVFFQKVLGRYSQAHETVIKEIVDLARGYREDEFYLKNNLDQIKTHFLRDAIDLMVKGGIKPKVIDEILYKRSLTHSKRYEEEAGVFKVVGKFPPAFGLMGTTLGMIGLLQSIGNADAFKKLGPSMAVALVATFYGIALANLIFVPLGEHLSQLNREDEVLRQIVMDGVRQLRLKEHPVVVEEHLKSYLLPKERDRFDKNHKVA